DNA from Apium graveolens cultivar Ventura unplaced genomic scaffold, ASM990537v1 ctg3835, whole genome shotgun sequence:
gcagcataataaggattaggtgcaaatggcatattagcaaattgtgcattcatattctatgtagacacagcattcataggcatagaaggcatgtcattcgtgttgggaaaaggaggtggcacggatatagaagtaggcatggcagttttggAATTAATAGACAGATGACTTGTACTACgacacttaacacagatttttcttggagcatacttatcaggtgtgtagttgttatgcttgttaatccctactttacaatttctattgtttttcctttttgcCTCTATATTAACTCAATCTcttctagtctgtcattcaattgcttgatagatagatgaccaacatttacttttttctccttcttcacttgactagattctcctgaaatgaagtttttggaaactgatccatacttttcatttaacttggaatgtttggctttactcacaggtttgctcacagccgacggatgaggatttatgtcactcgacggataatccttttggttatccgatggatgactctcatcatccgtcgagtccacatctgttagcaatccttcaaccaaattggatttcagcttctccttattcttcttccaggctgcatcacaaaaggactcaataccttgaactttggtgatttgagcatgaacatctctagatgttttccatgccttaatcacctcatattctcgttcaagctgcttcttcaagatctcttctttcttcaagatatcttttttcttcaaggactcggttaattcatccttagcacTGAGATTCTCAATTTTCAAATccaataaactgagattctagcacattattcctctcacttaaaaacaagttgttttctttgattatAGAATTTTCTTTAGTGaaggacttaagtgtaacacgaaaatgatataattctgtagacatgtcatttatatcatcattacactcaactttagataaatgtgcaaggttagtggtgattacctaattacttgaagaacttgtctctatttcattagacttggccattagggctagattgatatagctgacatcctcatcctcatccagaccatctactgcccagtcattttcttgtgtaatgaaagccctttccttttgtttgagcaactcaaaatatttatgtttataatccacaggttcaaacttcttcttgctggaatttgactttctacactcactggcaaagtgccctgccaagccacatttgaaacatttgaattttgatttatccaccatgtttctatttggcttagctgctccaaagttcttcttgaacttgagcttggaaaatcttctggaaagaaatgcaagatgttcatcaatatcctccatgtcatctgggctcaaagaatcttcattttctgctaccacccctttgcccttgttttcactgacctttgaagtagactcaacagcttctatcttcatctccttctctttctctaacttagcaaccagtgcaatggaccctcctttcttcctccctttctccattctttcatctttctctatttcaagctcataagtctttagaatgccatacagtctctctagagtaaattccttgtattcttgtgaatttcttaaggagactgtcattggtttccattcttttggtagggatctcagaaacttgaggttagaatctttgctttggtagactcttccatacagctttagagcatttagtagattttgaaatctactaaagatatcagtgagagtttcaccttcttcaaagtggaaatgctcatattgctgaattagtagctgcatcttattttctctaacttgttcagtgccatcacagataatctaaatagtatcccaaacttcctttgcagttttgcaattgatgatattgtcaaacatgtcaccatcaactccattaaacagaatattcatggccttcttgtccttcctgacttgttcaatatcaggatctgaccattcatgccttggcttgggaactgatggctcatttccagttgcagctctcattggtacatgagggcctctctctatgcaatctacataggcctcatcttgagaaagtaaatgaagatgcatctttaccttacaatgatggtaattatctttgtccagaaaaggaatcttgactccaacatccatcttgttcatcttgctgtttgttgtgatctttaaactctttgttctttaagagcttgctctgataccaattgttagtccctaacaatgtaacaagaattacagaaggggggttgaatggaattcttgaaactttatcttaattataaaatgttctaacttaagatatatatatgacagtgttttaatttacaaagtgcggaataacaagttaaataagaatcaaaacataaagtaataaaaacgcAATTcattaaaactttctggtggatttgaatgtatccaccagatatatatatatatatatatatcaagagaactctgtgaagcttgaatagttcacagctgcttacaaataagaacaactaaacttacagagaaatgccaaggatacagcttataaatgtttctcttagaaaatacttgcttagtcttcttgctgttcaatttgctactcttggtttttatatcaccaagattacacaataataagacaagataataaaacaaaacatatcaagtctaatactatgctgcttcattactttattccagcatctttgaatatcctcatagttgcatggaaatggcaatgcttctttgttctcaaaaacccagttgaataggcttccacattccttttgcatacactcgacgcaggtgactttgttgtcactgtcaactgatgtttgaattgattatctatcgggtacatgatcatccgtcgggttgccttgttgatcatccgtcaggtagctttgttgattattcgtcgggtagctatctggcacttgacttcatttcatttatgcagaattacaagacatcatctaagtacaattaatcaacctattctgcatatctaattaaagtcaacatgacttatatgttactacagaatctaaacaaaggtgtttgcagaaatgtgcttcatgacttattattacacaagctactcactcaatggataacaaatcatcatccgtcgggattatattgagtcatccgtcgggactatattcctaatccgtcgagtgctatatttttcactaagttaaatctactaaggtgttttgttaatgaaatcatcaagttcacaacatattcacaacaatctcccccaatttatgcctactagaactgtagccataaattaagagaaacttgatgataacaaaacaccctaaaaatacaaatttaaatggaagtatataaaactgtaaagtgcttcaattaacaaaatgtactaagatttgctcacagtcattttcaaggtgctcctctagcctgagcggattaatctatttccttgaagatctggatctctttccaagctttttgttattttcttctatctaattttggagctgtctgtggaattccagttcatcagattctgagagatttaacatTTCGTGCATTTCCAAAAGAATCTCATTGCTAGAGAttctcaattggtcttctaatctgaagaatcttctaactcctttatcatccatgaattccatcagccagtagggcctaatactcctcagttcttcaatcgtctttagaacaagtcttctagctgtcacattgaatccaaagttcttcttgaaggatgaataaacctttatcagcacagattggctttcttgaaggatcctgtgaagtggctactgtatctcttttcctttcttgtacttgaatactaacctttcaggtagattcctgtaagcatcaatccctctaacttcttccagttcatctagatagaggtttaaatctgagaattccttgatgtcacaaatgtatattatgtctcccttgttgactttggtttgagctttggttatggacttggatctgagagttgagggcttcactttttTGACTGCTCTGATCTTTGTCTTCTTCagcttcatgaagtgaggtagattgagttcaggtattggtgGATTGTCCAAGTCTATTGAgtaagtcagttaatgactcatcagcttttgattcaaagtgctcatactcttgagtgagtatagtcctcctgttcttcttgattgcatcagttccctggcatcttgtctccaaagcatcacatatctcctttgcagtcttgcaatgaattaccctgtttgacatgacattatcaatggcactatgcaacaaatgccttacctttgcatcattggcaatggatgagatatcttcagctgtatactcacttttctcctttggtatggtctgtgctggctgatctgcaactagaacagagagcttggttggcttatgcggtccttcattaattctgtcaaggtattctggatctgtagcttccagaaatatagccatcatcactttccatatggggtactcagaaggtctcagtatggaaaccctaatagtctcatatcgactgtggatttgagtgtttttagtttcttcagttttggtgggcttggttggattttctgcttcctcggacatgattgtttggatctttactatatgtgtgttaacagataagctctgataccaattgttaggtcacacaacactgtagaagggggttgaatacagtgttattacaatcaaatcgattttgaacacaagtaacaataaacagatatattaaaatatgataaactctgttacaatggaactgttctctctcagtgatgaacaaactatgttacaatgtatgatcttctcgataatgataacacatatagtgtaaacctatgtttgtgtttatatagtacacagttacaagataacttctaattgatatggaatataattctgtctcctaaaatatatcaatcagatatcttatacaagtcttcttatcttctaactcttttcatgcatatcttattttgtattagtctcgatcttctatcctgtaaatcagcttccttccttaactgtaagtcctcccgtacttaagttctgatatatatcttctgatatttatcttctgataacctaagttctgacttccagtaagtactgattccagtaagtactgatattttcctgtttgttaagatctgaaaactaaacatgaaatatattagacatgacatctcaaatatatctaacattttttctaaccaaagcttaaggaagagcattttcacacaagcagtgattagaaatgaggtagaaaatttagttgaagatcgttcaaaagatattgattgtaaggaacttttactatcaggaaagacCAATGAGGTGGCCGgcactctaagtgtaagagagcagtTATAagcgctcatgccagaggaatacagtaatgatggttaaagccgtgaaggttttattatggtgtgaaatattgacattccttctaatgattgtgcgatactcaaccgtaatagtaacttggtaaagatttaattcatgtaatcgccgtgagcgggctatctatcttagaaggtcctatcttgagataagccaggaccatgttatgaaaggactaatTGAACCTTTGAACTTCATATCTCCTAAAAAAAATATGGTTAATAAttgtattaacctgctatcgttgctttgattaaaactcttttgtaattttatctacttcatgtcatatgtacgtcaagttcaggagtgttcttcacgAATCACGAATGGTGATCAtattgcctccttagaagaattcgatatgacagatatggactccgtatggttagctattaagatttcaagaaaaatgaatgactaccgtaggtccgcgGTGGACTATAGCAATGCATAAATGATTCTTTTAATAATGAGTtatcgtgagagttgtattgtaatggatgttgagattgagtaccactaatcgggccGTGGttatgtataagttatcattgataggctaactAGTCGATTATGTACCTATTGAATAATTATTTCTTCTTATTAACAGATAGACGTATTACTATAACGAGGAAGGTTGTGgggcaagcataaaattctagtaacgacaatgtctagaatgaaatcccatattcgTTTTCAATGTCGTGGGAGTTTCAAAGATGATTGTTTATAAGCTTGatcaagagcatgggtccatagaacgatggacataatagtaaatattcaggcacgtaaattgcgatgcgataatacttgatattgatatatatacatatatgtttcattctcctatgataaacctctatagttcagaggttgATTCCAAAACAAATATTTTGTGAccatatttttcttaaaattgttctttttctctccttttcatttcgtgtaaactgagaagaacaacccttccaaaaggggaggtattgttgAATGACtaatctatctgtgtgatagaagcctagtcggataccacatgttgtttaattacttgttaagtactaaaggctggccaccttctgtactaactatgcgatgtaataagtgttcatgatcatagtgatctctcaataaattcttttacttctatatgatggatcaagctttcgaagataaaaaaactagaaatgaagtagtatcagtacgatggtattccgattctaacatgttcatgatactaaggttgacgtggttattaaaaggttatagaacgctaacgagcaaaagtgtaaccagtataatattaggtacgaaagatagtaacgattacaaACGGGAAAATAGTGGGTATcgctaaaagctatgatgagagtctgtgtgatagacttgaaagaatttggaatgatcacttagcacgtatcgagttttcttacAATGATAGATTATATGTCAGTAtcaagatgtcgccttatgagatccttgagggaagacaatgccgatctcccttgtatcggaaagaagttggagagcgcaagatgctcagataaagaacagttggtatattcagattatgaatatctatttcagaagttgtagcttgttcttcagcatcatctgtagctttaataggagagacgggaggtgttgacacagtatcctgagcttgagtagggaatggcagagcttcaattaccacaggttctgatgagatcagagattcctgatccccttcctcagcttcagttaaatcctcagatataggcttggccttgtacctttctgccctcattttctttagtctccttgccagtgaaggagttgctttagcagaTTCAGAACTTATatatttcctcttcaaagtatcagaactttgaactgcagtttctttctgagaagtaacattctcagctccaattgtcataagttctgatgcatgaacctgtgctttaACTTCAAATGTAACTTAGGAgatgtcgattcaaattcaacatttatttgtcaaatctgaacaaattattagtaactacaactttaatcaaaacattcatcaagaaatacagtttaagtggatgaagtaaagattaataggTTGCACTAAGAACATTCACAATCACATAATATGAGATAAACacagactaaatcttgcaattaaaagaaatttcattaatatatcaaatgagtacatttcatgaaatttatagattacatgcaaaaattacaagatagtcctagtctaagatggttaacatcaacagccttagtcctagaaGAAAACCTAACAAAGAGTACTGCcagacggatgatccgttcttgctgaaggagagactctctcctttcttcttccaatcgatcaagatggagctgattgtccatcgaaaagaacaagaggtctgtgccatagcagtaaaaccaactaaaatgtaccattatttgagagaaatgaaaagatgtgattttactaAAGGATGAGCAGTCATTTAAATAGCCAATCGAATACCAAGGGACTCGAGGACTGTTGAACGATTAAGAGTagaaataatgatgcctcgtctccctagaccgatgtgtaataataacagtcagttaaagttaaagcaggagttaatgtgcactggaaataagtaacaattattgtgcacatgcagtttttcaagacaaacacgtttacccCTAACCCTTAataattatgactgtttttatctcacctaaatattctgattaaatatgactgtttcagtttttaccacaaataagtcaagtaaagaataattccacgtaagcatcaaggattccatcaggatttaatatcagaactttaacttatatcagattttaacagtcatcagaatatggcttctgtactcaaaaagtaaATATCTTTTTcagtgattcttcatacaaatacagacttgattcttcagagtttaatcatcagaactttcataaGAACTTGTcttatgcaaatgacacttaactgtttgtcaaaaacaacttaatcaccatagtaattttcatcattcatatggagtgaaagtgtgtgcctTCAGCAGGAtgtcagataaagattaaagtctgatagacttcagtacatcttagaaataaggcataactaagaaaagtgcttaaaatctgtcatcaatcagAAAGTCTACTCAAGAACAAATTTATGCTAGAGTCCACCTATAAcggcccgcacttccggactattagtTCTAAATCGAAaaccaaaaataaaatatattattactcgataattctaatagatcacgaaattcaaagcagcggtcaaactcaataatcaaaatcataaaaatagagacgcagctccacaaatccgataataattgtctaacagataattaaatttattctctaaaaacaaaatctttattctaattcaaatagcacaaaacgaagcagcacagatctcctcatagttctcattccttaattttaatatgctccaaattccgaacctgaaatgttaaaaggggtgagctacacagctcagcaagtacaaattgactatctcttaaacagaaaaacaatgggtgttttcataaaatgatttttctcaaacaataataattttgtaaaacaatTTGTTAAGTAGATCCAACccaagttttatattttaaaattcagaatttaaaacagaacagagcagattttataacagatcagaacaaaataaaatagaacgaaacgataattctaataaataccacagtcttgatctacggccacactttgccagtagccggcatctaattcttattcttattctttataccacactttgccagtggtcggcatctaaagttcaataattacgcgcccttaataggtatctaaagttgcacacttgtgcgcctactaagggtatctaaggctagttccggaactatagcgtaaattacgaacgggttcgaaaacgtagagactgggttctaaaattcacaaatacttatatcttataatttcaaaatcaaaattcttatatcttatacgaaattaaaaacagaactgaaatatctttttcgaaaattaaaagtaagtcaaaagtacttacctcaaagcctgaccagatctgaatttactctttttgaccctctaaacgatattttcttgaaaaacacgaaacacgaaagctgaagataacgaaaagacctttctgaaaagtccagaatcactgaattctgacttacgatgaattttctacgaattttacaagacagctgatttttgctgagaaagtcctacgaattttaatgataaaaacaaggaatacgaatatggtgtatttataacgatacaaaaccctatatctcaactaggaaataataatatttcctcctaaagatttacaacctctccaagtaaattccataaataaaatatttgatacacacaattacctaaactaaaaaaatttcgattttctaaattattcttacacttatttccacaaataacaaatcttttcacaaatcaactaccttgcacaaaatgttttcagaatattctaattttaaaatatttatctagacaaattaatatctaatttctaataaataaattaaaaataaaattacgaattttacattcttccctccttaaaagaatttggtccccaaattcacataacataaataaattaaataagtcACTAAAGAAAAGAAATCATACCTTAATTGCGATAGTTGTCATTTCCTGTCAGCTGAAACACACGTCCTTTGCCCATCTTGTTATCTGCTTCCTTCCTTGGTGGCGGTGGCGGATTGTGCGGACAATTCGAAATCTTATGTCCTACTTCTCCGCAATGAAAACAAGCACCTGTATTCCAACGACAGACTTTGTCCGGATGATTCTTGCCGCACCTGGTACACGTCTCTTGATCACCTTGACCCCCGATGTTATCGTACACGTGTGGCTTCTTGAGTGGTCCCCCTTGAAAAGATTGCCCACTAGTTTGAGTGAACCGCCTCTTATTCCAACTGCCAGACGCCTTTTCAGATTCTGCCAAGCCCCTTTCGATCACTAACGCCTTGTTGAGGACAGCCTCGTACGTCTGAAGTTCAAACGACGCCACTGAATTCCTGATGTCACTTCGAAGTCCCTCCTCTAATCTTCGTGCTCGACTGCTCTCATCTGCTACTAGGGTCGACGCGTACTTCGCAAGCTTTGCAAATTCTGCTTCGTATTCAATGACGGTTCTTCCACCTTGTTGAAGTCGAATGAAGTCCCTCTCTTTCTGCAGACGAACTGTTCTCGGAAAGTACTTGTCCTCTAAAGCCTTCTTGAACTTTGCCCAAGTGTACGGTTCATGATTTTCTTCAAGATTTGTCGTCTCATTCTTCCTCTTTTCCATAAGCCACCAATCGTAAGCGCTTCCTTGCAATTGGTACACAGCTAACGTCACCTTCTGTTCCTCATTGCTCCCCAGAAGTCCgaaagctttttccatctcttgGATCCACATCTCAACGATAGCCGGGTCTGTAGCTCCATCAAAAGTTGGCGGGTTCAAACGCTTGAACTGAGAAACGATGTTGGGCTTTGGTTGCTGATTCACAAGCACAGCTAAAGTTTCAGCCAGCTGGTCAAAGACGTTTCCTCCTTCATCATTATTGCCCTGATTTTCATTGTTGTTCTGATTTTCTCCATCCATCTTTACTAGAACACACAAAACAAATTCTAAACTTATAGTCACAAAAGTCAAACATATCAAATAATCACACAAATAAATGCCctaaatccaaaataattttctaagacctatacgatagtctaaaggatcgcatcctagggaatg
Protein-coding regions in this window:
- the LOC141701439 gene encoding uncharacterized protein LOC141701439 produces the protein MDGENQNNNENQGNNDEGGNVFDQLAETLAVLVNQQPKPNIVSQFKRLNPPTFDGATDPAIVEMWIQEMEKAFGLLGSNEEQKVTLAVYQLQGSAYDWWLMEKRKNETTNLEENHEPYTWAKFKKALEDKYFPRTVRLQKERDFIRLQQGGRTVIEYEAEFAKLAKYASTLVADESSRARRLEEGLRSDIRNSVASFELQTYEAVLNKALVIERGLAESEKASGSWNKRRFTQTSGQSFQGGPLKKPHVYDNIGGQGDQETCTRCGKNHPDKVCRWNTGACFHCGEVGHKISNCPHNPPPPPRKEADNKMGKGRVFQLTGNDNYRN